In Amyelois transitella isolate CPQ chromosome 26, ilAmyTran1.1, whole genome shotgun sequence, the following proteins share a genomic window:
- the LOC132903445 gene encoding uncharacterized protein LOC132903445: MPTPEKKVLTNPEQIQEQPVREITQTDHLNKKLLTSLFNRMNEVDSEGGNSLLAKMLEPDNDDFDDDFEDREEKKD; the protein is encoded by the coding sequence ATGCCTACGCCAGAAAAGAAAGTGTTGACCAACCCAGAACAAATCCAAGAACAGCCAGTTAGGGAAATCACGCAAACCGACCATTTGAACAAGAAACTATTGACTTCGTTGTTCAACAGGATGAACGAAGTGGACAGCGAAGGCGGTAACTCTCTGCTTGCAAAGATGTTGGAACCAGACAATGATGATTTCGACGACGATTTTGAAGACAGAGAAGAGAAAAAGGACTAG